In Brienomyrus brachyistius isolate T26 chromosome 11, BBRACH_0.4, whole genome shotgun sequence, the DNA window AAACACACTGACTTTCAGTTAAAGTCCCTTTTATTTgactaaaaatgacaaaatgtaTCACAAGAATCTTGTGACCGCTCTGAAAACATATCTGAAGGGTTTAATACATTAACCGGCAAAGAAGGAGGTAAAGGTTTTATCATctaagcacaaagagagcaccAGAAATGCTGGTGATATTGGGCATAAATGTGCAGATAGAAATgtgaatataattaacataaaaACTCATTAAGTCAGTAAGTTGCATATCATTTTACGTGCTGAGGGTGTAACAGCATCCAGGCTGCCTGCATCACACTATATGGCCAAACGCACGGGGACAGCCGCTTGTCCGTCTCGCTCCCGGATCTCTGCGCTTCACTCTCACTTTCCTCGCCGATAACCAGGACAGTTTTAACAGGCCAGAAATTTGGCAAACTTACTTGCCAAAAGATGAAAGATGGCATCATATGATAGTGCCAAGTGGAAAGTCACTGACCTCTCCTGTGCAGCCACACATTCTGCGGCTATTATTTGTTCCTGGAGATTGTGTGGCTGTGTGCTGTGTCAGCAATGGGTGTGGCTTAATTAACCAGCTCCTGTAATTCAGGGTGGTGTCCACACACTTTTGGCCATATAGGGTATGTTGCTATAAGAAGGGTCAGGGTGTACATAGAATCAAATACCAAAGCCAAATTTAGATAATTTACAGTCCAAACTGCTTAAATATCACACATTTATGtagtttttataaaactgattgCAGTTCAATTCAGAGATTTGACAGTGATAACTGTGTTATTGCCACAACTTTTAAAACCTAAAGTTGACCAAAGAGCATGATGTCCTCTGCAGCCAGTCAAGCAAAGTGTGCTGTACAGGGGGGTCTGGAGGTGTGTCTGAGTTTGTgcctgagtgtgtatgtgtctgtgttatGTGCAGTCCAGTAGGTTAGGGCTCTGTGCCCATGTCTGGAAAATTGTGGGTTCAGATCCCAGAACCAGTGGGGCCAAATcactacagcagtgtttcccagtccgctcCTTGGGGActcacagtcggtccatgtttttgctccctcccagctccttgccagacaatccacatttttgctagggagcaaaaacatggcctGTCAGTGGGTCCCCAAACAGCAGAATGGGAAGCTGCACTATAGGAATCCTGAGAAAGACCCTGAGCCCCAACTGTTTTGGGTAAAATTGGCTGCAAAATAAATATCGGTAGTGCAAAAAAAGCAGGGATGACAAAATGAGCGTGTAtctgtgtttgtgagtgtgcgtgtctgtATGTGATGGAGAGGAAGAGGACAATTACACGTATGATCAAGTAAGAATCAGGATCTAAGGGGCTCAAGCTGACTTTGGAGACCCACGGGAGAGCTCATCTTCGGGGAGTGAGACGCGAACCCGcgcatgtctgtctgtccgttaaCCCGATTCTCTACCTGGCGCTTGGCCCCGCCCCCTGCGCTCCAGCCAGCTATATCCTGTGCAGTAGCAAACCCACAAATAGCAGCAGGAAGTGGGAGGGAGCCAATGGGAACGCGGTGGCCTTCAGTGACTCTTGGTTGGTCTCGCCCTGGTCTGGCGGGCTGAGATGGCTGGGCGGGGTTTGGGCCCGTGTGGAGCACATGTCATACAGGTTTCCCGAGAACTGCATCTTCCGGGACTCCTGCCGCAGGGACTCCCAGACTGCCGCTGCCTCGTCCGGGCAGCCAGCCAGTGCGGCATTGGCACACACGTGGAATTCATCCCATGACCTACAGAGGGCAGCAGAGACAGCTCACAACTCATCAGAGGGTAATAGGCATTCTTTTATAGTATATAGACAGCTGGTTATTATAATTTTACTGCAGGGATTCACATGAAGGTGACTTATATGGCTTTAATACAATTTATTCTATGGAGCCAGACATTTTTATAGTACAGTTTTCCTTGAAATATTTGACTGTCATTTGTGAATGATTTCTCAAGAAAAAGTTTTTGGGtgttaacaaaaaatgcaaagcaGCCTATTATAGCAATGTGAAGATACAATCCAAGATTTTCTGTTATTGGTTATGTGTGGTtatggaggtgtgtgtgtgtgtgtgtgtgtgtgtattacattgtggggaccaaatgtccctataatatgattaaaaaaacctgttattttgatgttctgaggaccatttttttggtccctacaaagggaaactcaattttagaaAATATGTCACTGTAATAACAAAAATTATGTCtcttatttagtttggttagttatggttaaggttcaggctgagttggggttaaggtcgtcatgttgggattagaggttTGTCCAAAGAAATGAAGGGATGGTCTCGACAAAGATATGAATTCAAAaatctgtggtgtgtgtgtctgtgtgtatgtaaatATGTGTAGCATAGATCATTAAGGATAGAGGTAACGCTGCAGCAGGTTTCCACGTCCAAGTCACTAGCAATGCGTGTCTGACCCCTGGTTGGCACTGTCCGGCCCGATGCCCACCTACAGACGCTGTCGATCTCCTGCGTGCCCTCGTCCTTCTGCATACTGTCAGCCATGCTGTCACCCAGGGCAAGAAGGCACTGGGCAAAGCCCTTGTAGATGGAGCCACACTTCCTGGTGGAGGCCAAGGGAGCCAGCACTGCGAGGCAGGAGGTGGAGACAGACATTGGcgttatcgggggggggggctctccccGCCTGGGCTTCCCGTCGAGGAATGCAGATCACGGTGCTGCTGTAACTGCTCTCAGGAGAATAATGTGAATATACAAAAAAGGCAAAGCCCTTTACAAAAGAAAGGCTGCAggacatgcccccccacccttacTCTGCATTCACCGGACTGGTTGGCAGGTCCAATTAATTATGCAGTATGCAGTTACCAACATgctttgcactgcactttaaatagtATAAATAACAAAGCATTTGAGTATTCCTGTTCATAGTACCGTGTAACAGTGTAATGTTTGCCGTGGGATACGTGAGTATCTGCGAGTGTCTGTGCCGCATGTAGTATTAAATCAATATTGGCTGTTAATAAAGCAACATCCATTTTAACAGAGCTGTCATCTCCTTTATTAAAATGCCTCACACACATGCCACTATATGTTTATTTGCTCTCTGTATGTGAGCATGGTGTGACACTATATTgcaaaaagtattgggacacctgcctttacacactcatgaactttaatgatccattcttaatacataggctttaatatggagttggcccaccctttgcagctataacagcttcatctctcctgggaaggctgtccacaaggtttaggagtgtgtttatgggaatttttcttCCAGGagaacatttgtgaggtcaggcactgatgttggaggagaaggcctggctcacagtctccgtTCTAATTCATCTCAAAGGTGTTTTATTGGGTTTCAGTCAGGGTTCTgtacaggccagtcaagttcctcctcaccagactcactcatccatgtctttatgcaccttgctttgtacACTAgtgcacagtcatgttggatGAGGAAGGCACCAtcctcaaactgttcccacaaagttgggagcatagtccaacccctgaaaaacacctgcacaccataatcccccctccaccaaactttacacttggcacaatgcagtcaggcaagtaccgttctccaggcaaccgccaaacccagattcatccatcagattgccagagagagaagcgtgattcatcactcTACAGAACACGTCTCCACTCTCCACTGCTCTGGAGTCCAGTGTTGGCCTGCTTTAAACCATTGCATCTGGCGCTTTGCATTGAACTTTGCGATTTAAAGTTTGGAtggagctgctcggccatgaaaaccctttccatgaagttctctacctACTggtcttgagctaatctgaaggccacacgaagttcagaggtctgtagctactgactctgcagacagttgaatTCGagacgcttgaattcactgagctcctgagagcgacccattctttATCAAatgtctgcatgcctaggtgcttgattttacatACCTGTGGctgtggaagtgattggaacacctgaattcattgACTAGAAGGCGTGTCcgaatacttttggcaatatagtgtaaaaTGAACAAGGTAGCGACAGATTGTTCTCACCTACGTGTTCCATTTCATTTTGACTGAATGTCATTAGTATACAGCGACTCTCACTCTGCATtctcctccctccccccaccctcactccacactaaccaaacacaaacactaACTAAACACTAtgaaatacagtcaaatactaATAATTTCCAGCTGAACTCCAGAAGCATAATACTGTTCTTTCTGTATTCAGAAGACTTTTGATCTATGCTCTCTCGCTACGATCTACGCAGAGGCCCACACAGCAGCAGAGGGAGAGTGCTCTCTCAGGCTATGTTTGCATCCTCAACCAGGGGGAGCCTCCTCAGCCTTCCCCAAAAATGAGACTCCAGATAGCTCACTGGACCAGTATTTCCCAATCAGGTCCTTTGGGGCCCTCAGTCGGTCCAtgcttttgctccttcccatgTCCCTGCCAGTGAGCCCACATTTCTGCCCTACCagatggactgactgtgggtccctggggactgggttgggaaacactggactaGACGTAATCCACTCTCATGGAGAACTAACAGAACCAAGAGAACTGCAGGTGAACATCACAACAGGGTCAGCTAATCCACAGGGTGCATTCAACATGGTGATTCTCCAGCTCCCCTGTCCATAGCAGCAgaaacacagattttttttgtgatgCTAGTACTAGAGGATTACTCATTCAAAAACGATTAATGGTTATGTGAAGAGAGAGACTGCAAAAGATGACAAGAAGAAGCAGGAGATGGAGTGAGACACTCAGAAACAGCAGGATATGAATgttcctcagcacagctgcatgTCTCagtccataacatgcagcaacAGCATTAAGGGCATccatctgtggggggggggggcatgtggctGAATAAGTTAAGCTTCTgtacctgtgatcggaaggttgccagcTGAAATCTCATGCTCAGCAGAGTAGCCATATCTCCactgggcctttgagcaaggcctttaacccccccccccccccccaaaaaaaaaagatgctgGCTAAACAGTTCAGAGCCTAAGC includes these proteins:
- the LOC125751590 gene encoding neuritin-like protein, whose protein sequence is MRPHANCAVLLMPVALQFMLAPLASTRKCGSIYKGFAQCLLALGDSMADSMQKDEGTQEIDSVCRSWDEFHVCANAALAGCPDEAAAVWESLRQESRKMQFSGNLYDMCSTRAQTPPSHLSPPDQGETNQESLKATAFPLAPSHFLLLFVGLLLHRI